A DNA window from Camelina sativa cultivar DH55 chromosome 17, Cs, whole genome shotgun sequence contains the following coding sequences:
- the LOC104759044 gene encoding kinesin-like protein KIN-UB, with translation LNEETDQFLRCLLCLADKLQARLWSDGGIKALLGMVRCGHPDVLAQVARGIANFAKCESRATTQGVKSGRSLLIEDGALPWIVQHANDEAAPIRRHIELALCHLAQHEVNAKEMISGGALWELVRISKECSREDIRSLAHRTLSSSPVFRSEIRRLGIQF, from the exons TTGAACGAAGAAACCGACCAATTTCTGAGATGTCTATTATGTCTGGCAGACAAACTTCAAGCAAGACTATGGTCGGATGGTGGAATAAAAGCGTTGTTAGGAATGGTTAGATGCGGACATCCGGATGTTCTTGCCCAGGTGGCTCGTGGAATTGCAAACTTTGCAAAGTGCGAGTCCCGAGCAACCACTCAAG GTGTTAAGAGTGGAAGATCACTACTAATAGAAGACGGAGCTCTTCCATGGATTGTACAACATGCTAACGATGAAGCTGCGCCAATCAGGCGGCACATAGAGCTAGCTTTATGTCATTTGGCCCAGCATG AGGTGAATGCGAAGGAGATGATAAGCGGAGGAGCGTTGTGGGAGTTGGTGAGAATATCAAAGGAATGTTCAAGAGAAGACATTCGAAGTTTGGCTCATCGTACTCTCTCTTCCAGTCCCGTCTTCCGTTCTGAGATCCGTCGCCTCGGCATCCAGTTTTGA
- the LOC109129852 gene encoding brefeldin A-inhibited guanine nucleotide-exchange protein 3-like has product MVIELAVSFEASWVNLHHIQTWLILKILMDDKKWLRLIKFVLSVXKAFSSADTAYVLAYSVILLNTDAHNPMVKSKMTADGFIRNNRGIDDGKDLPEEYLRALYERISRNEIKMKDDANSKFEKDISLQAIAFLQYCARKLAEGSVGSSLRRNPPSSPPGGKSGKQDSGKFLESDEHLYSWFPLLAGLSELSFDPRAEIRKVALKVLFDTLRNHGDHFSLSLWERVFESVLFRIFDYVRHDVDPSGEDSADQIGYNGEVDQESWLYETCSLALQLVVDLFVNFYKTVNPLLKKVLMLFVSLIKRPHQSLAGAGIAALVRLMRDVGHQFTDEQWLEVVSCIKEAPWEEGSVHEVSIFL; this is encoded by the exons ATGGTAATTGAATTAGCTGTTTCTTTCGAAGCGAGTTGGGTTAACTTGCATCACATCCAAACATGGTTAATCTTGAAAATACTAATGGATGATAAGAAATGGCTTCGATTGATTAAGTTTGTTTTGTCTGTTNCAAAGGCTTTTTCTAGCGCTGATACGGCATATGTCCTCGCTTACTCTGTCATATTGCTCAACACAGATGCACATAACCCTATGGTGAAGAGCAAG ATGACAGCTGATGGTTTTATTAGGAATAATCGTGGTATAGATGATGGAAAAGATTTGCCTGAGGAATATCTACGTGCATTGTATGAAAGGATATCTAGAAATGAGATAAAGATGAAGGACGATG CCAATAGTAAATTTGAGAAAGATATTAGTCTCCAAGCTATTGCTTTCCTTCAATATTGCGCAAGAAAACTTGCTGAAGGCTCTGTTGGTTCATCATTAAGAAGGAACCCTCCATCATCTCCTCCGGGTGGAAAAAGTGGAAAACAAGATAGTGGAAAATTTCTAGAAAGTGACGAACATTTGTATTCTTGGTTTCCGTTATTAGCCG GTTTATCTGAACTTAGTTTCGACCCAAGAGCAGAAATAAGGAAGGTTGCATTGAAAGTCCTGTTTGATACTCTGCGGAACCATGGTGACCATTTCAGCCTGTCTTTATGGGAACGGGTTTTTGAGTCTGTTTTATTTCGGATATTCGACTATGTGCGTCATGACGTTGACCCATCTGGTGAGGATTCAGCAGATCAGATAGGTTACAATGGTGAAGTTGACCAAGAGTCTTGGCTTTATGAGACATGCTCGTTGGCTCTACAGCTAGTTGTAGACCTCTTTGTAAATTTCTACAAGACAGTTAATCCTCTCCTTAAGAAGGTACTGATGTTATTCGTAAGCTTGATAAAACGTCCTCACCAAAGTCTTGCTGGTGCGGGTATTGCTGCGCTTGTCCGTCTGATGAGAGATGTCGGTCATCAATTCACAGACGAACAATGGCTCGAGGTTGTGTCATGTATCAAAGAAGCA CCATGGGAAGAAGGTAGCGTTCACGAGGTGTCTATTTTCTTATAa
- the LOC104759045 gene encoding brefeldin A-inhibited guanine nucleotide-exchange protein 3-like, with product MASTEVDSRLARVVIPALDKVIKNASWRKHSKLAHECKSVIERLRSPDNSSPLADSDSGSSLPGPLHDGGAAEYSLAESEIILSPLINASSTAVLKIVDPAVDCIQKLIAHGYVRGEADPTGGPEALLLSKLIETICKCHELDDEGLELLLLKTLLTAVTSISLRIHGDSLLQIVRTCYGIYLGSRNVVNQATAKASLVQMSVIVFRRMEADSSTVPIQPIVVAELMEPMDKSESDPSTTQSVQGFITKIMQDFDGVFNSANAKGTFGGHDGAFESSLPGTANPTDLLDSTDKDMLDAKYWEISMYKSALEGRKGELADGEVEKDDDSEVQIGNKLRRDAFLVFRALCKLSMKTPPKEDPELMRGKIVALELLKILLENAGAVFRTSDRFLGAIKQYLCLSLLKNSASNLMIIFQLSCSILLSLVSRFRAGLKAEIGVFFPMIVLRVLENVAQPDFQQKMIVLRFLDKLCIDSQILVDIFINYDCDVNSSNIFERMVNGLLKTAQGVPPGTVTTLLPPQEAAMKLEAMKCLVAVLRSMGVWVNKQLRLPDPYSAKLLEIDDRNLEEGSHPVENGKGDGGHGGFERSESQSELSSGTSDALAIEQRRAYKLELQEGISIFNQKPKKGIEFLIKANKVGDSPEEIAAFLKDASGLNKTLVGDYLGEREDLSLKVMHAYVDSFEFQGMEFDEAIRAFLRGFRLPGEAQKIDRIMEKFAERYCKCNPKAFSSADTAYVLAYSVILLNTDAHNPTVKSKMTADGFIRNNRGIDDGKDLPEEYLRALYERISRNEIKMKDDGLGPQQKQPTNSSRLLGLDTILNIVVPRRGDDMYMETSDDLIRHMQERFKEKARKSDLLCSLGCGYTQIYG from the exons ATGGCTTCTACGGAAGTCGATTCCCGCTTAGCTCGAGTAGTGATCCCAGCTCTGGACAAGGTCATTAAGAACGCCTCCTGGCGTAAGCACTCCAAGCTCGCTCACGAGTGCAAATCCGTCATCGAGCGCCTCAGATCTCCTGATAATTCTTCTCCTCTCGCCGACTCTGATTCTGGATCTTCCCTTCCCGGTCCCCTTCACGACGGGGGAGCCGCCGAGTACTCTCTCGCCGAGTCCGAGATCATCCTCAGCCCTCTCATTAACGCCTCCTCCACCGCCGTTCTCAAGATTGTCGATCCGGCCGTCGATTGCATCCAGAAGCTTATTGCTCATGGCTATGTTCGCGGTGAGGCCGATCCCACCGGCGGACCTGAGGCGCTACTCCTTTCCAAGCTCATTGAAACCATCTGCAAGTGTCACGAGCTCGACGATGAAGGACTCGAGTTACTCCTCCTCAAGACGCTCTTAACTGCTGTTACTTCTATCTCCCTCAGGATCCATGGAGACTCTCTGCTGCAGATCGTCAGGACTTGTTATGGCATCTACTTGGGTAGCAGAAACGTCGTTAATCAGGCCACCGCTAAGGCCTCGCTCGTCCAGATGTCTGTTATCGTCTTCAGAAGAATGGAGGCCGATTCATCTACTGTCCCCATTCAGCCCATCGTCGTCGCCGAGCTTATGGAGCCCATGGACAAATCTGAATCTGACCCATCCACCACGCAGTCCGTTCAAGGTTTCATCACCAAAATTATGCAGGATTTCGACGGAGTCTTCAATTCAGCTAACGCCAAGGGCACCTTCGGCGGCCATGACGGAGCCTTCGAGTCTTCTTTGCCCGGGACTGCGAACCCGACGGATCTGTTGGATTCTACTGATAAGGATATGTTGGATGCCAAGTACTGGGAGATCAGCATGTATAAGTCGGCTCTCGAAGGAAGAAAAGGGGAGCTGGCCGATGGGGAAGTGGAGAAAGACGATGATTCTGAGGTTCAGATTGGGAATAAGCTGAGAAGAGACGCCTTCTTGGTTTTCAGGGCACTTTGCAAGCTGTCCATGAAGACGCCTCCCAAGGAAGATCCTGAGTTGATGAGAGGGAAGATTGTGGCTCTCGAGCTATTGAAGATTCTACTCGAGAATGCTGGTGCTGTCTTTAGAACCAGCGATAG GTTCTTAGGCGCCATCAAGCAGTATCTGTGTCTCTCCTTGCTGAAGAACAGTGCTTCAAATCTTATGATCATTTTCCAGCTTTCCTGCTCGATTTTACTTAGCTTGGTTTCAAGATTTCGTGCTGGGCTGAAGGCAGAGATTGGGGTGTTCTTCCCTATGATTGTTCTAAGAGTGTTAGAGAATGTTGCTCAACCTGATTTTCAACAGAAGATGATAGTGCTTCGGTTCCTGGACAAGCTCTGCATTGATTCACAGATTTTGGTAGATATCTTTATCAACTATGATTGTGATGTCAACTCATCCAATATATTTGAGAG GATGGTGAATGGTCTCCTTAAGACTGCTCAAGGAGTGCCTCCTGGTACAGTCACTACCTTGTTGCCACCTCAGGAAGCAGCCATGAAGCTTGAAGCCATGAAATGCTTAGTTGCTGTTTTAAGGTCTATGGGAGTATGGGTGAATAAGCAGTTGCGTCTTCCAGATCCTTATTCTGCAAAATTGCTAGAAATTGATGATAGAAATCTTGAAGAAGGAAGTCATCCGGTGGAAAATGGTAAGGGGGATGGAGGCCATGGGGGTTTTGAAAGATCAGAATCCCAGTCTGAATTGTCCAGTGGGACTTCTGATGCCTTAGCAATAGAGCAGCGCCGAGCTTACAAGCTCGAACTTCAG GAAGGTATTTCTATTTTCAACCAGAAACCTAAGAAAGGCATTGAATTTCTAATCAAGGCAAACAAGGTGGGGGACTCACCAGAGGAAATAGCAGCTTTTCTCAAAGATGCATCCGGGTTAAACAAGACTTTGGTAGGGGATTATTTGGGGGAAAGGGAGGACCTATCTCTTAAAGTGATGCATGCATATGTGGATTCTTTCGAATTTCAAGGCATGGAATTTGATGAGGCAATTCGAGCCTTTCTCCGGGGATTTAGGCTGCCAGGGGAAGCCCAGAAAATTGATCGTATCATGGAAAAGTTTGCTGAGCGTTACTGTAAATGTAATCCAAAGGCTTTTTCTAGCGCTGATACGGCATATGTCCTCGCTTACTCTGTCATATTGCTCAACACGGATGCACATAACCCTACGGTGAAGAGCAAG ATGACAGCTGATGGTTTTATTAGAAATAATCGTGGTATAGATGATGGAAAAGATTTGCCTGAGGAATATCTACGTGCATTGTATGAAAGGATATCTAGAAATGAGATAAAGATGAAGGACGATGGTTTGGGTCCGCAACAGAAGCAGCCGACAAACTCAAGTAGATTACTTGGCTTAGATACTATCTTAAATATTGTTGTTCCTAGGCGTGGTGATGATATGTACATGGAGACCAGTGATGATCTTATTAGGCATATGCAAGagaggtttaaagaaaaagCTCGCAAATCTGA TTTATTATGCAGCCTCGGATGTGGTTATACTCAGATTTATGGTTGA